The sequence tgggctggaatacggggcgttccggtttctctaAGCCGGGGTGCCACAAAAGTCTGAATTGATGGAGAGAGCCAGGCAATATATTTCAATAGAGCCGCAATAAGCTCTCTCCTCTTTGGACGTGCGTGACTGGGAGAAGCAGTCGACCCCTCTGTCGCGCAAAGTTGCCTCAGTTGGGAGGGGCAGTGAGTACGTCGGGGAAGCGTGGAGGTGAGCTCCGATCGGCAGTCTTTGCTCACTGATACACATAAAGTGTTTGATGCAGTGTGTGTACGCGCGCTCGTGCGTGTGTACGTGcgtacgtgtgtgtgtgtttgagagagagagaggagtccTGCTATGCGTACGACTCTGCTTGTCAAATTTCCATACGACATAGCAGATCAAGCCGTTCAACTCCTGATCCAAACGCAGCACACCACTAGATTAGGCATCGTATAGAATCGGACAGGATAAAATTGTGTTCATAGTAGTTCcggagagagaaagagagagtaGGGGGAGAAGAAGGACGCGGCTAATCTGCACCCGAGCTCATATGCTTCCGCATGAACAGTAAAAtcgaaaaaaaaatcaaaaaattccaaaaaaaaaatcagagaaatATTGACAAAAGTTCTAAGTGCCTGCAAAAATTCATCATGAAATAACATTCCTAAAAGGCgtggcaaaaaaaacaaaaatagtACTCTGAAAAAGCTACTTTCAAATGCATTTTGAAGCACTGAATTTGTTTTTTTGCCACGCCTTACAGGAATGTGATTTCATGACGAATTTTTGCAGGCACTTAGaacttttgtcaatgtttctctcaaaaaaaatttggaattttttgaatttttttttgagtTTTTTTCGATTTTACTGTTCATGCGGGAGCATATGAGCTCGGGTGCAGAATGGACTTTTCAACTAAGTCTGATGGGTGGGTCTCAACAATTAGTGATGTCAGCAAAGCGCTTAGCATTCATCGTCAGTGTTTGCTGCCACTGACAATTTTTTGGCATGGTGCAAAGTGCAACGGGTCTCTAATTGCTAATCGCGCCGCAAATGTGATTCTTCGAGCATTTAACTCGCAGGCCAAACTATGCCCTTGTCAGTTATGTAAAAGAGAACCAGAATTGGCAGTGTACCTTATATTCAAATGTTTGCTAGTCCATCAGCATTTGGACCATGATTAATGACTGGCTAGGGATGAATCACAGGCAAATGCTTGGGCCGCTTTCATTCGGTGGAATGCTAGCAGCGGGCAACAGGGTACGACCAAGAAGGCGTACAATTCTTTGAAGATGCTTGTCTGAGTGCTGGAGTTTTTTCAAATAAGGTCTCCTTGTCCGCCCACATGGTTTCATCAATCAAGGCAGAGACGGAGATCCGGGTTATTGCCATGCAAAATATTTGGGAAACATTTTACTCAGAGAGTGATCTCTTTGTGTACTAACCTTTGTGGTCATGAAACCCTCAAACATTGTAATCATTCTTGTTAACTAATGagatgaggcaaatcttttgtCTCCCTTTAAAAAAATAGCCCACATGTCATAGAGTGGGTGAAGGAGGGTAGGTGAATAAAACAGGACAGAAGGGACGCGGATGTTGGCTCTCAGGTCCGAACCCCTCCAAAATCTACAAGTCCATTAGTTACATGCAAATTTCTTTAAAAATGACTTTTTTAATtagatgaacatttttcaaaaatgtGTGGAACACCTTTTTAATTACATGAAGATTTAAAAAAAGTGTCAAACACTTAATTATTTGCATGATATttaataaatatttttatataaTTACATACTTTTTCAAATGCATCATGCGCTTTTTCGAATGCATGTATAGAAGCTTGTCAGTGGTGGTCCCTACCGCCCCCTATGGGTGGCGAGACCTCTCGTCCACCGCTCACTGCGTCATTGTCTCGCCAAAACAAGATGGGTCAGCTGAGCAAGTCCAATTGGCTTTGGTTACGAATTGTCTATAGCGATTTCCTTCCCTGTTTTGATTTTTCACTCCCAGAAAACCGCTGCCAAGATTATTTTTCACAAACTGAACACAATTATTGTTGAATTTTTAAAAGACACTCATAACGCCCGAACGTTTGTGATTTGACCATAGCAAATTGAACATCTTCGATGGCAATTTTCGTTACGCGTGGATGGCAAGTTTAATTGACAAGCATGGCAAATCCGTACTCAATGTATTTTGTGCCAGAAAATTGCCGTGCGTGTCAACTAAGCTTGCCATCCTCGTGTCACTAAAATTGCCATCGAAAACGTTCGATTTTCCAATGTCAAATCCCGAACGTCCAGAATTTATCATTTCCATTTTTAAATATGTTCACAGGATTTAAAAAAATCTTTGCAAATTTAAAGAAAatgttcaaaatattgaaaaaatAATAATGGAAAAACATGGATTTAGAAAAAATTTGTTTAAAAAAGGTCCATGAGTATAAAATTTTAACGAAATTTCATAAAAAAcattcatgaatttaaaaaacttaaatttgggGAAATGTTCAAGTACATTGAagaaaatattcatgaatttaaATGCTCTGTTTTGTTTTAatctcaaatttgaaaaaatgttcacgtGTTTAAGTCTGTGGATCATGACTACATATGTTCAAAGTATCAATCATATGTACGCTATCTTTAACGGAAGAGGAGATTTGGGGGGGGGGGATGTTTAACTACAGTTGTAAGTTACATGCTTTTTAGCTTAACGCCCGAGTAGTAGTGGCAGCTTGGTTAGTTTCCAAAGTTCATGTACGAGTTTGGGTTTACTCGTGTCCCAGTCACTTTTTGAAATCCATCTTATCTTTATTTTCTCACATGAAAATCTTATTGTGTCAAACACTTATATATTTAAATTAATGTTTTCCCAAACATAAAACaatatgtgaacattttttaaaagcCATCAATTTTTTGAACATGTCGTAAGTACgtgatgaacattttttggaaCTCAAGATGATTTTTTTAAATACACTATGAACAGTTTTAAATACTACATTcctaatattttttataaaatcTGTAAAGTAAAATTTTATAGCATCTCTAAAACCACAGAGAATATGAAATGAAAATTGAAAGGAACATTTATAGCATCTCTAGAACCAGAAAAGATATGAAATAAAAATTGTATAACATCTCTTGTGGCGAACAATTGTAATAGCCTCAATGGCAGCGTGTAAGGTTGCTGTTGATTCTCAAAAAAAttgaaaggaaaaaaaaaagaaaaattaaCAGCGCATGCATTACCTACTTTGCGTGTGGCAAGCAGGATACAAGTGGTTGCCTCGGAAACTGAGCCTGGGCCATGTATCTCGTCAGTGATGGTCCCTACCGCTCTGAACTGGCGGCACAACACCGCTAGTGTGTCGGAGACCTCTCATCTGCCACTCGCCGTGTCATTGTCTCGCCAGAACGAGATGAGTGAGCTGGGCAAGCCCAATCGGCTTTGCTTACGAGTCGTCTATAGTGCTTTCTTTACCTATTCTGATTTTCACTCCCGAAAAACCGCTGCCAAGATTAACTTTCACAAACCGGAAACAATTGTTGGTGAATTTTTAAAAGACCCTGATAATGCCCGAACGTTCGGGATTTGACCATGACAAATCAAACGTTTTCGATGGCAGTTTTAGTGACGCGAGGATGGCAAGTTTAGTTGGATAGCATGACAAATCTGTGCTTAATGTATTTTTTTTTTTGCCAAAAAATTGACGTGAGTGTCAACTAAACTTGCCATCCTTACGTCATTGAAATTGCCATTGAAAACGTCCGATTTTCCATGGTCAAATCCCGAACGTCCGGGATTTATCATTTTCATTTTTAAGTTTGTTCACAGGACTTAAAAAATCTTTGCAAATTCATTCTTTTATGATTTTTATAAATTACTGCATTTAAATATAAGTTCATAAATTTGAAAAATATGTGCAAATTTTAACAAAATGTTTACATTAATGAAAAATAATAATGGAAATACATGGATTTAGAAAATGTTTGTTCTAAAAAAGTTCATGAGTATAAAATTTTAACAACATtcataaaaatgttcatgaattaaaAAAATCTTAAATTTGGGAAAATGTTCAAGTGTATTAAagaaaatattcatgaatttaaaatattatgttTTGTTTTAGTCTCAACtttgaaaaaatgttcacaaatttagtGTTGTGGATCATGACTATATATGTTCAAAGTATATCAATCATATGTATCGTATCATTAACGGAAGAGGAGATAGAGAGGGGGGAAAGGAACAACGGTGGTGTTAGCATTAATCTCGCCTCCGGTGCAAAAGTAGGTTTGCACAAGTTAGTTTCCATGTTAACTAGTACAGTTGGAAGTTACGTGCTTTTAGCTTAACGCCCGAGTAAGACTGGCAGTTTGGTTAGTTCCCAAGTTCATGTACTATAAAACCATGACAAGTAatttggaatggatggagtacgAGTTTAGGTTTATCCGTGTCCCAGTCCGTGTAGGTTAGGTACTAGTCTAGTTGGCTTTGCGCGTGTTTATATATACACGCATACATAGGCTGCAACTGTGAAACATAGTGATAGCTGACACAGAAATCAAGGAAAAGCAAGGAGCATGACAGGTGTCTTTGGCTACAAGTTTTTCGTGCGCATGTGTTCCTAATGCTGTGGTGTAATCAATCCGTGGGTGAATTCCAACAGGTTGAGCTAGTGAGTCGGCACCGCAGCCTCGGCCTCCAGATCCCTCCAATATGGATGTCGCCGCCGCTGCTTCATCCGGCGTGCCTCCGCAAGACGTACCCGCCCTACAGGGCCTCCCCGCCGGTTGGGTGTTGTTCGATGAACTCGTCGGCTTGGATGAAGAGCTCGCCAACAACGCCACATCCGCCGCCTGCGCGACAACAAATGGTCTCCctccgcctcgccgcgccgccggcTTCCTCCTGCGTCCATCTTTACACCAATGAACACGTGTATGGAAGGCCAAGGGTGTTGGCCGCGGACCGCGACCTCCTCCTCGTGAACATGCTCGTCGCCGCCCAAGACGAGGTTCCCGGGAACTACCCGGACAACTTTCTGGTCTACAAGGCCGACACGGACACGCCGTGGCTGTGATCTCTACCCTCTCCGGTCGACTGGATAGACCCTCGCTGGCCATGAATGCCCAATCTACCTCGTCTACTCCACTGGATAGGCCGGTGCGAAGGCGTCGGCATAGCTCGCAGCGGCGAGGTGTTCTTCGTGGCGAATCTCACTATAAACTAAAcggttcttatattatgggacggagggagtatgtcaGAAACAACGAGTGCATGTGCACTGAAAACTGGGAGGAGGTGGCAGACCTGCTGCTTTACTAGTCCGAGAACAACATGTGGGAAGCGAAGCGCCTCAGCATGGCCCCCGACCAGCACAAGGAGTACGTCTATTGCAGGTGGAGAACAGACGCCGTCTTCTCCTACGGTGGATTCATGTGTTGGTCGATTACCACCGTGGCTTTCTGCGCTACAACCTGTCTACCCATGACTCTTGCCTCAGCTTCGTCCGCTTCCCCGGCATCGAGACGTGGGACGACGACCGCGTATATCCCCCAATATACAGGACCGTGTCCGTCGTCGCTCACGGAGGCGGAGGCTTCCTGAAGTTCGTGGACGTCGACTACCACGATTCGCCTTTGCCGCGAAAGGCACCGACATACCCGATCGTGAACCAGCACGACACCAGCATCCTCTACTTGATAGTGGAGGGAGTTGGCGAGGCTTGGATGATGACGGTGGACATGGAAAAGAAGTCGTTGAGGTGGTACGAAATCGACAAGAACGGGATAAGTTATATCTTGGGTGGCAGAAGAAAAATCATTTACAGTGATCTCTGTACATACCTAGCCAACCCCCGAGGGAATTAAACGTGATCTCTGGTTGCATGAGCAAGCAACTTTTAAAAAATAGTTAAATCTCAGTCGATGTGTTTTTGCCCAAATCTGGGTGGCAAGGTGTGCTCCAGCAGGTTCGTATTTATTGTTTGGGCATTGTAATGTGTGCCTTACAAGTTCCTGGTGGCTACAGAATATCCCTGATACTGTAGGTCTTTAAAGCATTTGGGGTGTTCTTGCCACTTAGATTCTTTAGTATTTGTGCCCAATGGTTGACTCATCTTCTATCATGAGAACGTAGTAATTTTCAAGCAAAACTAACTGATGCATGAACCTCCGAAAAATAGAATTACCCTCCGAAACTGGTTGACTCATCTTCTGCATAGCAAACTACGGACTTATATGTGTTAAAACGATGAAcattgaataattatgcaactgaTGAAATATGCAACTTGTCTTTCCTCAGGGCCAATGGCCAgtacatatatacatatataggTGGTAAATATGCAGGAAACCCCTCATACAACGGGGAGAATATACATACTACACATGGAACATAATACAACTCTAGCAGAAACTAACAGTTGCACTACATGGACATCAGTTTATTTTGTTTGCAAGCAACCCTTCTGTTGGAGAGCTCTTCAGCGATGAGCGTCATTTTTGCTTGGTTTGGTCATCTATAGGGCAAATGATTCTATTGGTTAGACATCCATAACATGTGCATAAAAATTGAAAACTTTTCATCCATCGCATCACATGATCATTTATGGCACTAAACGAAAATTGTAAATTACAAAGAAAAATAATTAACAGAAACTATGAATAAAACTATGCTACAGAGCTAGTTCGCTTAGATTGAAACTCATGAGCTAGTTCCTTGCGTGCAGATGTATTCGCTTGCACATGGCAGCTTTAAAGAAATACACAGGACACCTTATATTGGATTCAACACCATAAGTGTGTGTTATCCTAAGTGCCTGCTAGTTAATATCCATTCATCATTATCTATAGTTTAGTTGCAACTGAAAACATATGTATTCCAGCATGTCTAGAGTATATCTAACTATCGATTATCGCATTGTAGATCTGTTATTGAATTTCGTACTAGATATCATGGAAGAACAATGGATCAGCTCATTGTGTACATGTCGGCTCCAGTTGACAATCTAATCTTTAAcacttctctcttttttctcttaGTTACTGTGAACTACTAGTTCTAAAATAGTATTTCAGTGAGTTTTCTGCTGTAAATCTGCACTTGAGACAACAAACTCATTCGCGTGTCATTTGCACCTAAGATAATGATATTCAAATTATATTGTCATCTTTGTAATGGTGCTATCCTTGAGATCTCTAATTTTTCAAGCAACCTGTTACATTCGCCACTCGGTGTCAAGGAAATGTGAACGTACCAGTCTCTTCATCATCAGATAGGCAATACCACATCTGCAGGAGCAGCCACGCCATGGGGATCACTGTGCAGCCCAAGCCTTCCTGTTAGCCATTCATCGAGCGTGCTGGATCAGGATCTGACTGCAGCGTGCCTGATGCGGAAGGCCCAACACCCCTACTTGGCAACACATTCGACGCAGCTGAGGAAACGCTAGATGTCATAGTCAAACCTCGCGGTGATGTTAGTGGCAGAACTGGATTTGGAGTTGAAGGTACTGGTGACGACAAGCGTGTTGGCTGTGAACTTGATGGCAGTAGTGGAACCTGCTGAATTTGATGTGAACTTGATGGCCCCAAGAGTGTGGCTAAAGTGGGGTATAAACTTGGGTGCAAACTTGACAGTGATGGGTTCCCTGGGGGAACTGCCTGTGGGCATGATTGTCTTATATTTACTGGAGTCACAGGGGTAGCCCGTGTCCTTGCAGACATGCTCTCCAGCTTAGTTGGAAGCTGCTGCTGATTTGCAGATGCCATCGAAAGCACCTGTGGAGGCAACCTGCGCCGAAGATGAGGAGCAGGTGCACGTGCACGTGCTAGATCACTCTGGACTCCAAAGCTTCCCCGTGGCAGAACTGGCGCGAGACTAAAAGTAGTTGACGGTGATCTGACAATGTTGTTTAGTATGGAGGGGCGAGGTCTGACAACTTGTGAAGAtggcgatgatgatggtgataGTCGATCGACCTTTAATGGTTGGACATGTGGTGGTGGACCagctggtgatgatggtgatggtCGATCGACCTTTAATGGTTGGACATGTGGTGGTGGATCAGCTGGCGATGATGGTGATGGTCGGTCGACCTGTAATGGTTGGATATGATGTGTCAACACTAGTGGTCGACCAGCTGATGACGACGCAGCTGGTGATGCAGTCGATGCCACCGCTGAAGGCCTCGGGGGAACTTGCTGAGAGGCCTGGGGTGTCTGGTGATTTGGAGGGCTGTGGGCTCTAGCTGCAGATCAAAGTAATTAGCATTAGCGATAGGGATTTGGGAGGATGTTTGGAAAACATGTCAGCATAATCATTTAGAGGACATCAAATATGATTGCTTGTAGTCAATACTAAATACCTTGTGCTCCAGAAGAAGATATGAATTTAGCCCGAAAATAGTCAGCTATTGACTGGTTGAGGAGAACTTTCTCACATAAATTATCAAGTGTCCTTGTTTGCTGAAGATGAGTGGAATCCTGTTCTTGAAGTAACAAATCATACTTTTGTTTGACCTTGTCTATTTCTTGGCTACACTCAGTCCTAAGTTGTGATTTCTGTCCATAAGTGAAAAAATGAGAACAACGCGGAACTAGTGTAAGAAACTCACAACCAAGATACATGAAATAGAAGAAATAGCAAACCTTTAGTTCGTTGGTTTTATTAAGCGAGTCAATGTATGACCGCAATCTGTGCAACTCATTTTTCAGTGGTTCATCACCAACTGGTGGATGATTAAACACCATTGATGCCACCATTTTTGCTGAAGAACCAAGTGCAGCCTCGGGTTGATGACTTGGTTGACACTGATCAGAGTGTGTTCTTTCAAGCAGAATACTGGACAGTGGAACCCATGGGTGCATTCCAGATGGCAAACACTGAGATGATGGTACACGATAAAGGCTTGCTTGTTCTACATTTCTCTGTGAAAGCTCAGTTGGCACCATACTTGGTTGTGCAGATTGAATTATCAGATCTGACTGCATATAAGCTTCCCTGGATGCTGATGGTTGCATTTCAGGTTGCAAAGTCTGAGCTGGTATCATACCAGAACGGTCTACTTGTTCTGCCTCTCTTTGCAGAAGTTGTGCTGGAGCTGCAATTGGTTGGCCTGACTGCAGTAAAAGATTGGCCTCAGCTTCAACTTCGTTGGACATTTGCAAGGAAGCCTGGCTGGGCACAGGAACCACAATCTGTGGTTCTAGGTAAGGTGGATCTGCCTGAGTATTGTCCCCATTGCCGGTGTTAACTTCCATTTCAGCATCTCCTAAATGTTGGTCAGTCTCTCCGGGTAATGGTTGCGAACCCATACCACTCTGTCGCCCAACATGTTCAGTCCTTCTATCGTCACCACTTGAAGATTCCTGATAAATGTCACAGGTACATAGGATTATAGTATCATAATGGACACTAATAATAAAAACGGTCAAAAGGAATACTAGCACAACTATAATGTAATGAAGTTCCATGAATACTAGTGCAACCATAATGAAATGGAGTACCATGAACTGAAACATGAAGACCATGTGTTCAGCACTGACTCTAATAGAAAGATAGGTGCTGCATCAACTGGGATGTCCACTATTTGTAAGTACGTACAAGTAAAATAGCTACACAAAGTCACAGACGCTCACAGATGAGCCTACTAAACATTTCTTTTCCTTTCGATATATTACAAAGAACTTATAAATGAGTAATCTACAAACCGTAAAACATCACATAGCATGAAAGGCAACATACTACATACAGTTCCACCTTCTATGCCTAGTGTACTGTACAGACCATGGTGAGCAAGTAACTATGTTCACATTGCCACGTGGAAAGAGCAAAAACTACACATCCTAGATGAGCCTACTAAACATCTCCTTTCCTTTTCGCTATCATAAAGCAGAACTTATACGAAAAATCTACAATCCATAAAACATGACATGAAACTTGAACCGAAGCTTCAATGTGCTGTATAATCTTACATAAATTGACTGCTAATTATGATAGAAGTTTTCATTAAAAAAAGTTAAGCTGACAGTTCCTATATGGATAAGCTTATAAAGTCAGAATGAAATCACTCCAAAGAACTAGCAAGTCTACTTAATTAATCCACCTTACCTGATTAATAGAATTATCAATTGCAGGACTAGAATTTACTTGGTGTTGAACAGCCAGAGATGCCCCTCCTTGCGAGTCGATGCAATCAAAAATATTGCTGATCGTGTTCTCTGTCAAACCAATACCTTCTGATGCTGGCATTCCCCCATTGTGGATAAGAACTTCAGCAGAACCATTTCTCGCTGCTTCTGCATTGATAACATCAGATGGAATCACACTACGAACCAATGTAACTTCCATCGCTGAGGTTTCATGCAAAGACTGCAGACAGTTTGCCAAAGTTGCTGTATCAACACAGGAGCTAAAATGGCTGAATTCCTCAATAGCAAAGCCTGAATCTGGTAAATAAATATGTTCATCAAAAGTAAGATCTAATTGGCCAAATTTTGCTTCGTGAAGGAAATTTTCCTTCAACTGTAACTCCTTGGTCCACACCATTGATTGCTGCAAGTCAAGCTTCTCACGCTGGTACCTCATGTGCTTCAGAAACGCATATAGTAACATAGTGAACCATTCAACTATTAGCTTTCTTTGACTACCTCTGTCCTCTGGAGCAGCTTGAGACCTACGAAGATGTTCCACAACTATTCTGCATGCTTCTCTCAGTTTCTCCACTCCCTTGTGCCTGTGCATGTCAAACATTGCGACCTCATTTGTTTGTTTATCATGGATATTCTTTTCTCTCAAGGAGAAAACCATGTCAACTAATTTAATTCTTTTCTCTGTGATTCTATTAAGAAGTGCATCCTTTGATAAATGTTGTTTTTCATGAATCTCTGGAACATATAGCACTTCCTTCTCTCCTGGTACAATAGGCTCAATCACTAAGTCATGTGAATCCTCTTGATGTGATTCATTCCCACCAACAGACGCTGCCTGCTTAGGGATTGATTTGTCACCTGCCTGCTTAGGGATTGATTTGTCACATCCATATTTAGTTGAGGTCTCCTGCTGGTATGGTGATATGTTCTTTACTGAAATTGATTGATTACTCTTGCTTGTTCTGCCTACTCTATGTGAGAACTCCTTCTTTAGGATCCTTAGCTTCTTATAAACCTTCTCCGCAAGAGTTTCACTGCACTCATACTTCAAATGTTCTACAGCAAGGGCCAGTGATTCTCTATGATCGACTTTATGCCTTGAGAGAGAAGCAGCACGCCAGCACTGAAGTAAAGCATGCAAAGAAGGAAAACATTCATGAAGAACAGCAACATTTAACATTGAACATGTAGTACAAAATTACAGAAGGCTTTCTCTAACCAGTGCAATGTTGAATGCATGCAGTATGTCCTTTGGCACCTGACTGACTTGGTGATTCTTCAAAGTATACTCAAGAAGTTCTTCACATAAACATTTAACACTCCCCTGCACAACGTGCTACAGTTCCATCAAAGAATCCAATCATCTAAAATAGCAAAATGATGAATATATTAAATCATGCGTCTTCAGGAATTTTAACCTCACTGGAATGGTAGGGTGAATCACTTTTTGATAACTTGTCTCTGTATTTATTTGCTACACATAATGCATTGATGTTCAGAATGCTGCACTCC is a genomic window of Triticum urartu cultivar G1812 unplaced genomic scaffold, Tu2.1 TuUngrouped_contig_5160, whole genome shotgun sequence containing:
- the LOC125528853 gene encoding helicase protein MOM1-like (The sequence of the model RefSeq protein was modified relative to this genomic sequence to represent the inferred CDS: added 2583 bases not found in genome assembly), which produces MANTRSGGANNEGAGGTSARKGSAATSAKDPKSATTSTSSASGRESRSLSTCETSDEQKPNLRRSNRETKGKNPILTTSSASTPVPQKSIRGRNNTRKPSTTKSTTRKLKGSTRKASTPRTSDRVKKSTVSASTASNDATGVSSPVATPDKTVKREIDEHDSTKNDASESGTMPLKKQKRLTAQSYTNIFKTSSEEYEKSPAYEGNASKVHTEDNGSVLRYEESGAHEEDNQAHLSQVANNFLEGYTSGLCEVPKVILETDGLKTDVEKSEEDKQAYSSQVVNKFWEGYTSGQCEAPKVILETDGLKNDVEKSAPISEDLVTLSSPVQAHMTVDLCSSSPAMDATEPTDDCSEFALHVAMGQKADSSKFVEYWVPARLSRVQLEMYCYTLLSNSPALRSHSKTDSVGALRNILVSLRKCCDHPYLVDKTLHLLLTKGHPVTDILDIGVSASGKLLLLDKMLQEIWKKGQRVLILSQSCGGAGNPMGDILDDFVNQRFGFESYERVERDLNVRKKQGAMSMFNDTTKGRFIFLIDSRACVPSIKLSSVDVIIIYCSDWNPTNDLRVLQKISIESQSECVPIFRLYSSCTVEEKALILAKHGHILDSTVQNIRPILSHSLLSWGASFLFSRLEGLKNYACLPKDSDAEKLFMDKVLLDLKKLSTKDDPSTKMSNAAISQAHLSGPFYSRDSLVVGEREGISAPDSDLPKFWVNLLDQKSPRWQYITEQAQRSCRKIQNMEEGNVPADEADEGSTKRRKIAGILDSSANVLAGEDQDSILPETNTACSSRRKIAGILDSSANVLAGEDKDSILPETNVTSSSHQISVDDTWQEQGVENLQDTQKSLHIQLKPEISKLYELFELPGSVKCLCEELLEYTLKNHQVSQVPKDILHAFNIALCWRAASLSRHKVDHRESLALAVEHLKYECSETLAEKVYKKLRILKKEFSHRVGRTSKSNQSISVKNISPYQQETSTKYGCDKSIPKQAGDKSIPKQAASVGGNESHQEDSHDLVIEPIVPGEKEVLYVPEIHEKQHLSKDALLNRITEKRIKLVDMVFSLREKNIHDKQTNEVAMFDMHRHKGVEKLREACRIVVEHLRRSQAAPEDRGSQRKLIVEWFTMLLYAFLKHMRYQREKLDLQQSMVWTKELQLKENFLHEAKFGQLDLTFDEHIYLPDSGFAIEEFSHFSSCVDTATLANCLQSLHETSAMEVTLVRSVIPSDVINAEAARNGSAEVLIHNGGMPASEGIGLTENTISNIFDCIDSQGGASLAVQHQVNSSPAIDNSINQESSSGDDRRTEHVGRQSGMGSQPLPGETDQHLGDAEMEVNTGNGDNTQADPPYLEPQIVVPVPSQASLQMSNEVEAEANLLLQSGQPIAAPAQLLQREAEQVDRSGMIPAQTLQPEMQPSASREAYMQSDLIIQSAQPSMVPTELSQRNVEQASLYRVPSSQCLPSGMHPWVPLSSILLERTHSDQCQPSHQPEAALGSSAKMVASMVFNHPPVGDEPLKNELHRLRSYIDSLNKTNELKKSQLRTECSQEIDKVKQKYDLLLQEQDSTHLQQTRTLDNLCEKVLLNQSIADYFRAKFISSSGAQARAHSPPNHQTPQASQQVPPRPSAVASTASPAASSSAGRPLVLTHHIQPLQVDRPSPSSPADPPPHVQPLKVDRPSPSSPAGPPPHVQPLKVDRLSPSSSPSSQVVRPRPSILNNIVRSPSTTFSLAPVLPRGSFGVQSDLARARAPAPHLRRRLPPQVLSMASANQQQLPTKLESMSARTRATPVTPVNIRQSCPQAVPPGNPSLSSLHPSLYPTLATLLGPSSSHQIQQVPLLPSSSQPTRLSSPVPSTPNPVLPLTSPRGLTMTSSVSSAASNVLPSRGVGPSASGTLQSDPDPARSMNG